A stretch of Pogona vitticeps strain Pit_001003342236 chromosome 5, PviZW2.1, whole genome shotgun sequence DNA encodes these proteins:
- the NDUFC1 gene encoding NADH dehydrogenase [ubiquinone] 1 subunit C1, mitochondrial isoform X2: MAVPLQLVRRRLLLSRPLNPTLSRSAFIVSQDDPSRPKWIRVGLSIVSTIAIWGLIFKDRSDHFAEYERRKAKGESQ; the protein is encoded by the exons ATGGCGGTGCCCTTGCAGCTCGTGAGGCGGCGTTTGCTGTTGTCGCGACCTCTGAACCCAA CATTGTCTCGTTCCGCTTTCATTGTAAGCCAAGATGATCCAAGCAGACCTAAGTGGATCAGAGTTGGTCTGAGTATTGTTTCCACAATAGCAATATGGGGGCTG ATCTTTAAAGATCGTAGTGACCATTTCGCAGAATAtgaaaggagaaaagcaaagggaGAATCTCAGTGA